One genomic region from Elusimicrobium sp. encodes:
- a CDS encoding DUF4422 domain-containing protein → MNVLNIKILVAHRELRGVVKNSILCPIQTGCARATALLPDMLRDNEGENISKDNPRYCELSAHYWAWKNQDKLGNPHYIGLMHNRRHFMFDTELPIPSADATWLPNSHFYIFPPITDNYLKHLSEEKIAAYFPQYDCMVIKGYNEPEVPFGKRITKSFGLENPEIFDVFANVLREKYPSYSSELNEFWQGDKQYLCNMFVMNKELFEEYSSFLFGVLAEVDSRIDSSAFTGAKLRFLGYLGEYLLTIFVMKLQKNPSVKIIEMNGAYFEEKYNPADKKKLWRYALMSLLFWGEKRKIYRQKYALLKAKIKVLQNFKY, encoded by the coding sequence ATGAATGTTTTAAACATCAAAATCCTAGTGGCGCATCGGGAATTGCGCGGCGTGGTTAAAAATAGCATTTTATGCCCTATTCAAACGGGGTGCGCCCGTGCTACGGCTCTTTTGCCGGATATGCTACGTGATAATGAAGGCGAGAACATATCCAAGGACAATCCACGTTATTGCGAGCTATCGGCGCATTATTGGGCATGGAAAAATCAGGATAAATTAGGAAATCCCCATTATATTGGTTTGATGCATAACCGCCGTCATTTTATGTTTGATACGGAGTTACCCATTCCGTCCGCCGATGCTACTTGGTTGCCTAATTCTCATTTTTACATTTTTCCCCCTATAACCGACAACTACCTAAAACATCTTTCCGAGGAAAAGATTGCTGCTTATTTCCCACAATACGATTGTATGGTTATCAAAGGGTACAATGAACCGGAAGTTCCTTTTGGAAAAAGGATTACCAAAAGTTTTGGTTTAGAAAATCCGGAAATTTTTGATGTTTTTGCAAATGTTCTGCGCGAAAAATACCCTTCTTATTCTTCAGAATTAAATGAATTTTGGCAAGGGGATAAACAGTATCTTTGCAATATGTTTGTAATGAATAAAGAACTGTTTGAAGAATACTCTTCCTTTTTGTTTGGAGTTTTAGCCGAGGTGGACAGTCGGATAGATTCTTCCGCTTTTACGGGCGCTAAACTTCGCTTTTTGGGTTATTTAGGGGAGTACTTATTAACAATATTTGTCATGAAGTTACAAAAAAATCCTTCCGTCAAAATCATAGAAATGAATGGGGCTTATTTTGAAGAAAAATACAACCCCGCCGATAAAAAGAAATTATGGCGTTATGCGCTGATGAGTCTGTTATTTTGGGGAGAGAAAAGAAAAATATATCGGCAGAAGTATGCCCTTTTAAAAG
- a CDS encoding glycosyltransferase family 8 protein has protein sequence MSKLEAISPIFKNAPFVFGMSSSNQYVPYLSVYLKSIIDNAKEKNYYDIVVFETDISDENKEKLKSLTTSKNISIRFYNLQKTFDTKLHIAASYFAPQCYYRLACGEVFRKYKRALFTDIDLVCIQDLFQIFNVDIGDAPIAACEEVLWAEENRKEKVYGDWSVSEYLKKLGSPSIYYNTGLILINPEKFNQIAPFSLLLEESKKERFFCQEQDVLNKVFKDKFFTLSLKYNFEIINTIFNGKNKTFQDYSEKIDSAVMYHFLAAKKVWFYHRLPKGYVWWSYARKTPFYDKIFADLIEKQKPLAFKEEMKLKIKYNRYRFLSLVSFGKRKMRYHEKANFIEEEFFPKKKFEIREMENVCDFLEPAFSENKVAIAMSCSNEYVPYLSVCLESIKINSSSQKKYDIVVFERSITQDNKKKLLAQIQGLGNFSLRFVNPTALLKEYNLTYPANYALECFFRLTSPLILKNYSKIIFTDVDLVLQSDITVLADEDLQGYPFGACKDLMWGAFLNCQESDWAQYAQEVLHLKEPFRYYNTGVLLLDVKTFNEKEYSKKMLEFVSKNNFRILEQDGLNAFFQTGIKYLDTAWNVPTSGGIYKHLVSLMPSEFFEQYLKDKSNPFIIHFAGESKPWFSPEDDMADLWWNYAKKTPFYEDLMLSLQEHQRDLSGGEKVVFYFKYRLYKILSMLTSSEKKSIYKKKAQESKLKLKIKNK, from the coding sequence ATGTCAAAATTAGAAGCAATTTCTCCTATTTTTAAGAATGCTCCCTTTGTATTTGGTATGAGCAGCAGTAATCAATATGTCCCGTACTTGTCAGTTTATCTCAAATCTATTATAGATAATGCAAAAGAGAAAAATTATTACGATATTGTAGTTTTTGAGACTGATATTTCCGATGAAAATAAGGAAAAGTTGAAGTCTCTTACAACCTCAAAAAATATTTCTATTCGTTTTTATAATTTGCAAAAAACATTTGATACTAAGTTGCACATAGCTGCTTCTTATTTTGCTCCACAATGTTATTATCGCTTAGCGTGTGGAGAAGTTTTTAGAAAATATAAGAGAGCTTTGTTTACGGATATAGATTTGGTTTGCATTCAAGATCTTTTTCAAATTTTTAATGTAGATATAGGAGATGCCCCTATTGCTGCCTGCGAAGAGGTGCTTTGGGCTGAAGAAAATAGAAAAGAGAAAGTTTATGGAGATTGGAGCGTTTCTGAGTATTTAAAAAAACTAGGTTCTCCTAGTATATACTATAATACTGGCTTAATTCTTATTAATCCAGAAAAATTTAATCAAATAGCCCCTTTCTCATTATTGTTAGAAGAGTCTAAAAAGGAACGATTTTTTTGTCAAGAACAAGATGTTTTAAACAAAGTGTTTAAAGATAAATTTTTTACTTTATCTTTAAAATATAATTTCGAGATCATTAACACTATTTTTAACGGGAAAAATAAAACATTTCAAGATTATTCGGAAAAGATAGACTCTGCAGTGATGTATCATTTTTTAGCTGCTAAAAAAGTATGGTTTTATCATCGTTTACCAAAAGGATATGTGTGGTGGTCGTATGCTAGAAAAACACCTTTTTATGATAAAATTTTTGCTGATCTTATTGAAAAGCAAAAACCACTTGCTTTTAAAGAGGAAATGAAACTTAAAATAAAATATAATCGGTATCGTTTTCTTTCTCTTGTTTCTTTTGGAAAAAGAAAAATGAGATATCATGAAAAAGCCAATTTTATTGAAGAAGAGTTTTTTCCTAAAAAAAAGTTTGAAATCAGAGAAATGGAAAATGTTTGCGATTTTTTAGAGCCCGCTTTCTCTGAAAACAAAGTGGCAATTGCAATGAGTTGTTCTAATGAATATGTGCCTTATTTATCAGTTTGTTTGGAATCTATTAAAATTAATTCTTCCTCTCAAAAAAAATACGATATTGTAGTGTTTGAACGTTCCATTACGCAAGATAACAAAAAGAAACTCTTAGCACAAATTCAAGGGTTGGGAAATTTTTCGCTTCGTTTTGTGAATCCAACGGCTTTGTTAAAAGAATATAACCTTACTTATCCAGCTAATTATGCTTTGGAGTGCTTTTTTCGGTTGACATCTCCGTTGATACTGAAAAATTATTCCAAAATTATTTTTACAGATGTAGATTTAGTTTTACAATCAGACATCACTGTTTTGGCAGACGAGGATTTGCAAGGATATCCTTTTGGTGCTTGTAAAGATTTAATGTGGGGAGCTTTCTTAAATTGTCAAGAAAGTGACTGGGCGCAATATGCCCAAGAAGTTCTACATTTAAAAGAACCTTTCCGTTATTATAATACAGGAGTTCTCTTGCTGGATGTAAAAACTTTTAATGAGAAAGAGTATTCTAAAAAAATGTTGGAATTTGTCAGCAAAAATAATTTTAGAATTTTGGAACAAGACGGTTTAAATGCATTTTTTCAGACGGGGATTAAATATCTTGATACTGCTTGGAACGTGCCGACTTCGGGTGGTATATATAAGCATTTGGTTTCTCTCATGCCGTCTGAATTTTTTGAGCAGTATTTAAAGGATAAGAGCAATCCATTTATTATACATTTTGCTGGAGAAAGTAAGCCTTGGTTCTCCCCTGAAGATGATATGGCAGATCTCTGGTGGAATTATGCAAAAAAAACTCCTTTTTATGAAGATCTAATGTTGAGTTTGCAAGAACACCAAAGAGATCTTTCTGGTGGAGAAAAAGTTGTTTTTTATTTTAAATATCGTTTATATAAGATTTTAAGCATGCTGACGTCTTCTGAGAAAAAAAGTATATATAAGAAAAAAGCTCAAGAATCTAAGCTGAAACTTAAAATTAAAAATAAATAA
- a CDS encoding FAD-dependent oxidoreductase, translated as MSQTVILGSGVAGLSAAFHLQKKNKSVCIYEKDGDWGGLCGNFSIDGFRFDRFVHFTFTDDPYIKGLFEKSSPLYEHPSVSSNYYQGYWLKHPAQNNLAPLSAEEKTKIILDFVNRPQKEITEIQNYEQWLRVQYGDYFAENFPFRYTRKYWGLEPKDLETKWVGSRMHAPDLGQVLKGAFSEQKEIFYYTKYMRYPKKGGFRSILDTCREGLDIRFNKEVVKIDPKAKQITFQDGSCASYERLISSVPLPEMARLVEGMPENVQKAAASLHNTCGYMVSLGFKRPDVAKHLWFYIYDEDIPPARVYSPNLKSPDNVPAGCSSLQAEIFFDCHSPIPPAEEVLEKTIDKLVSMGLFEKEEIVVKDIRFEKYANITFDHDIYKNRQVVLDYLAQVGIESIGRFGRWEYFWTHQAFESGKNV; from the coding sequence ATGTCTCAAACAGTTATTTTAGGAAGCGGCGTGGCGGGTTTGTCCGCCGCTTTCCATTTACAAAAGAAAAATAAATCCGTCTGTATCTATGAAAAAGACGGAGATTGGGGCGGTCTGTGCGGAAATTTCAGTATAGACGGTTTTCGTTTTGACCGCTTTGTCCACTTTACCTTTACCGACGATCCTTATATCAAGGGTTTGTTTGAAAAATCTTCTCCTTTGTATGAGCATCCGTCTGTCTCCAGTAATTATTATCAGGGTTACTGGTTAAAACACCCTGCCCAAAACAATTTGGCTCCGCTTAGTGCTGAAGAAAAAACCAAAATTATTTTGGATTTTGTAAATCGTCCTCAAAAAGAAATAACGGAAATCCAAAATTATGAGCAGTGGCTCCGCGTACAATACGGGGATTATTTTGCAGAAAATTTTCCATTCCGTTATACTCGTAAATACTGGGGCTTAGAACCTAAAGATTTAGAAACAAAATGGGTGGGCAGTCGTATGCACGCACCGGATTTGGGACAAGTGTTAAAAGGTGCTTTTAGTGAACAAAAGGAAATTTTCTATTACACCAAATATATGCGCTATCCCAAAAAAGGCGGATTTAGATCTATTTTGGATACTTGTCGCGAAGGGTTGGATATCCGCTTTAACAAAGAAGTGGTGAAAATAGACCCTAAAGCAAAGCAAATCACTTTCCAAGACGGGTCATGTGCTTCCTACGAACGTTTGATTTCCAGCGTGCCTTTGCCGGAAATGGCCAGATTGGTAGAAGGAATGCCGGAAAATGTACAAAAAGCAGCTGCTTCTTTGCACAATACGTGCGGATACATGGTTTCTTTGGGTTTTAAACGGCCGGACGTAGCCAAACATTTATGGTTTTATATTTATGATGAGGATATCCCCCCCGCTCGGGTCTATTCGCCCAACTTAAAATCGCCGGACAATGTACCTGCGGGTTGTAGTTCTTTGCAAGCGGAAATCTTTTTTGATTGCCACTCGCCTATTCCTCCGGCAGAAGAAGTGTTGGAAAAAACGATTGATAAACTGGTGAGTATGGGCCTTTTTGAAAAAGAAGAAATTGTGGTAAAAGATATCCGTTTTGAAAAATACGCTAATATCACTTTTGACCATGATATTTACAAAAATCGTCAGGTGGTGCTGGATTATTTAGCGCAGGTGGGCATAGAAAGCATCGGTCGGTTTGGCCGTTGGGAATACTTTTGGACACACCAAGCTTTTGAAAGCGGAAAAAATGTATAA
- the rfbG gene encoding CDP-glucose 4,6-dehydratase, giving the protein MDTFNNVYQGKTILVTGHTGFKGSWLSIWLTALGANVVGYALDPYSDRSNYCASHLKERLFADERGDVRDSARLEEIIAKYKPSMIFHLAAQALVRTSYDCPKETYETNLMGSLNVLEAVRKFDFIKQVIMITSDKCYENVEQIWGYRETDRMGGYDPYSSSKGCAELMIASWRNSYFNPKDYAKHGKAIASVRAGNVIGGGDWSDNRLIPDCIRYIEEGKDIEIRSPHATRPWEHVMEPLSGYLKVGEKLVEDPVTYSTGFNFGPQIESNRTVWEVVEKVVSYYGKGKVVDKSQPGAVHENTLLSLDVTKAYRMLDKWHARLSFDEAIEFTVDWYKEALSNQDMWDYCVKQIQAHNSKK; this is encoded by the coding sequence ATGGACACGTTTAATAATGTTTATCAAGGTAAAACAATTTTGGTGACGGGCCATACCGGTTTTAAAGGATCTTGGCTTTCTATTTGGTTAACCGCTTTGGGAGCCAATGTAGTAGGCTATGCTTTAGATCCTTATTCTGATAGAAGCAACTATTGTGCCTCTCACTTAAAAGAGCGTTTGTTTGCCGATGAACGTGGGGACGTGCGTGATAGTGCCCGTTTGGAAGAGATTATCGCAAAATACAAACCTTCCATGATTTTTCATTTGGCGGCTCAAGCCTTAGTGCGCACTTCTTATGATTGTCCCAAAGAAACCTATGAAACAAACTTAATGGGTTCTTTAAACGTGTTAGAAGCCGTACGCAAATTTGATTTTATTAAACAAGTCATCATGATTACTTCTGATAAATGCTACGAAAACGTAGAACAAATTTGGGGTTATCGTGAAACGGACCGTATGGGCGGATACGACCCTTATTCTTCTTCTAAAGGTTGTGCCGAATTAATGATTGCATCTTGGCGCAATTCTTATTTTAATCCCAAAGATTATGCCAAACACGGCAAAGCCATTGCCAGTGTGCGCGCAGGGAATGTAATCGGTGGCGGTGATTGGAGTGACAACCGCTTAATTCCCGATTGTATCCGCTATATTGAAGAAGGAAAAGATATTGAAATCCGCAGTCCGCACGCTACTAGACCGTGGGAACACGTGATGGAGCCTCTTTCCGGTTATTTGAAAGTAGGAGAAAAATTGGTGGAAGATCCGGTTACTTACAGCACAGGCTTTAACTTCGGACCTCAAATCGAAAGCAATCGCACTGTCTGGGAAGTGGTGGAAAAAGTGGTGTCTTATTACGGAAAAGGAAAAGTGGTAGACAAATCTCAGCCCGGTGCCGTACATGAAAACACCTTGCTTAGTTTGGACGTGACGAAAGCCTACCGCATGTTGGATAAATGGCATGCTCGTTTATCTTTTGATGAAGCCATTGAGTTTACGGTAGATTGGTATAAAGAGGCCTTGTCCAATCAAGACATGTGGGATTATTGTGTGAAACAAATCCAAGCCCACAATAGCAAAAAATAA
- a CDS encoding NAD(P)-dependent oxidoreductase, whose translation MGKLNMPTDKRVLITGGTGFIGRQVVSQLLAKGYEVHSLVYPPFAEEQAGLIQHEMNLMDTVAVGRFLKEHKFENLIHLAWYVGKGCHGSDLNLDWTVATLNLLKFFKENGGKKFLGAGTISEYEYKYGFFTEDMTPTDPRTMYGNSKNAIFNIAKVFCKQNNIEFKWPRIFNLYGPNEKPQRLMPSVILSCLKGEDVKVSDCLKFQDYLHVEDTASGIVTVFESNLQGAVNICSAKPVQLRYIVEKIAQLTGFKGKISWGAVPAAFGDEVVVGNNAKLLSLGWKPKYNLEEGLLQTINWWKETL comes from the coding sequence ATGGGAAAACTAAACATGCCAACTGACAAAAGAGTTTTAATTACGGGCGGCACGGGTTTTATCGGCCGCCAAGTAGTATCTCAATTATTAGCCAAAGGATATGAAGTCCATTCTTTGGTATATCCGCCGTTTGCCGAAGAACAAGCCGGATTAATTCAGCATGAAATGAACTTGATGGATACGGTCGCTGTCGGTCGTTTTTTGAAGGAGCATAAGTTTGAAAATTTAATTCATTTGGCTTGGTATGTAGGAAAAGGATGTCATGGCTCGGATTTAAATTTGGATTGGACGGTGGCCACCTTAAATTTACTTAAATTCTTTAAGGAAAATGGCGGCAAAAAGTTTTTAGGTGCGGGAACCATTTCGGAATATGAATATAAGTATGGTTTCTTTACGGAAGACATGACTCCTACCGATCCGCGCACCATGTATGGAAATAGCAAAAATGCCATTTTTAATATCGCTAAAGTTTTTTGCAAACAAAACAATATTGAGTTCAAATGGCCTCGCATTTTCAATTTATACGGCCCCAATGAAAAGCCGCAACGTTTGATGCCTTCTGTCATCCTTTCTTGTTTAAAGGGAGAAGACGTAAAAGTTAGCGACTGTTTAAAATTTCAAGATTACTTGCATGTAGAAGATACCGCCAGTGGCATCGTCACCGTATTTGAAAGCAATTTGCAAGGAGCGGTGAATATTTGCTCGGCAAAGCCGGTACAACTACGATACATCGTGGAAAAAATAGCACAGTTAACTGGTTTTAAAGGCAAAATTTCGTGGGGGGCTGTCCCTGCCGCTTTTGGAGATGAAGTTGTGGTTGGCAATAACGCCAAACTGCTTTCTTTAGGATGGAAACCTAAATATAACTTAGAAGAAGGATTATTACAAACTATTAATTGGTGGAAGGAGACTCTATAA
- the rfbF gene encoding glucose-1-phosphate cytidylyltransferase, producing the protein MKVLLLAGGLGTRLGEETSLRPKPMVEIGGYPILWHIMKLYTHYGFTDFMVLCGYKSEVIKEYFLNYYTNNSDVTIDFSNNQIDIHRNRCEPWKVTMLYTGRDAMTGSRIRQARHYVGKNPFMLTYGDGVSNVNIKKLLECHEKSGKLATLTAVRPSGRFGALNIEQDGTISHFQEKPRGDGSWVNGGFFVCQPEVFDYIPEGNDVIWERTPLMSLADDGQLNSYKHDGFWHPMDTLKDKLDLNSMWEKGTAPWKVWEN; encoded by the coding sequence ATGAAAGTATTGTTATTAGCCGGTGGATTAGGAACCCGTTTGGGAGAAGAAACATCCCTCCGTCCCAAACCGATGGTAGAAATCGGCGGTTATCCTATTTTGTGGCACATTATGAAACTTTACACACACTATGGTTTTACTGACTTTATGGTTTTGTGCGGTTATAAAAGCGAAGTAATCAAAGAATACTTCTTAAACTACTACACCAATAATTCCGATGTTACAATTGATTTTTCAAACAATCAAATAGATATTCATCGCAACCGCTGCGAACCTTGGAAAGTGACCATGCTTTACACCGGACGTGACGCCATGACGGGTTCTCGCATTCGTCAGGCACGTCATTATGTAGGAAAAAATCCTTTTATGTTGACCTATGGCGACGGGGTATCCAATGTTAACATTAAAAAATTATTGGAATGTCATGAAAAATCCGGGAAATTAGCAACGTTGACGGCGGTTCGACCTTCGGGCCGTTTTGGTGCCTTGAATATTGAACAAGATGGAACTATTTCCCACTTTCAAGAAAAACCGCGTGGTGACGGTTCTTGGGTTAATGGTGGGTTCTTTGTGTGTCAACCCGAAGTATTTGACTATATTCCGGAAGGAAATGATGTCATTTGGGAAAGAACACCCTTAATGTCTTTAGCCGATGACGGGCAACTCAATTCCTACAAGCACGATGGTTTTTGGCACCCGATGGACACGCTGAAAGACAAGCTAGATTTAAACTCCATGTGGGAAAAAGGCACTGCTCCGTGGAAAGTATGGGAAAACTAA
- a CDS encoding NAD-dependent epimerase/dehydratase family protein, translated as MNRKNTWVITGGAGFIGSHLTRKLANLGENVRVVDNFSTGRAEALADVADKIELIKADIRSQDDLLSAFEGVDFVLHHAALASVPLSVEFPQETHEVNVQGTQNVLEAALQAKVKRVVFASSCAVYGDGSSMPYKETTTPRPNSPYAESKLLGEKLCLQFAKKGLETVVLRYFNVFGPGQKADSSYAAVISKFIELAKTGHPLTIEWDGLQSRDFIHVQDIVQANLLAIHRLDSGEIYNVASGNSVSLLQVADTLDKVSGKKLERVFLPKRKTDIRRSSADISKITQIGFSPSITLKEGLSSQIIK; from the coding sequence ATGAACCGCAAAAATACTTGGGTGATTACCGGCGGGGCCGGGTTTATCGGCTCGCACTTAACCCGCAAACTGGCAAATTTGGGAGAAAATGTGCGCGTGGTGGATAATTTTTCCACCGGGCGAGCGGAAGCCTTGGCTGATGTGGCAGACAAAATAGAACTCATCAAAGCCGATATTCGCTCTCAAGACGATTTGTTATCCGCTTTTGAAGGGGTTGATTTTGTACTCCACCACGCGGCCTTGGCTTCTGTTCCGTTGTCCGTAGAATTCCCGCAAGAAACCCACGAAGTAAATGTGCAAGGAACGCAAAACGTGCTGGAAGCCGCCTTGCAAGCAAAAGTAAAACGCGTGGTTTTTGCGTCCAGTTGTGCCGTGTATGGGGACGGTTCTAGCATGCCTTACAAAGAAACTACCACGCCTAGGCCCAACTCCCCGTATGCCGAGTCTAAACTGCTTGGGGAGAAACTCTGCTTACAATTTGCCAAAAAAGGATTGGAAACGGTTGTTTTACGCTATTTTAATGTATTTGGCCCGGGGCAAAAAGCCGATTCCTCTTATGCGGCAGTTATTAGTAAATTTATAGAATTGGCCAAAACCGGCCACCCCCTAACCATAGAATGGGACGGCCTGCAAAGCCGAGATTTTATCCACGTGCAAGATATCGTGCAAGCCAATTTATTGGCGATCCACCGTTTAGACTCGGGAGAAATTTATAATGTAGCCAGCGGGAACAGTGTTTCACTTTTGCAAGTAGCCGATACCTTGGATAAAGTTTCCGGCAAGAAATTAGAACGAGTTTTTCTTCCCAAACGGAAAACGGATATTCGCCGAAGTTCGGCAGATATAAGTAAGATAACACAAATAGGTTTTTCCCCTTCAATTACTTTAAAGGAAGGATTATCTTCGCAAATAATAAAGTAA
- the gap gene encoding type I glyceraldehyde-3-phosphate dehydrogenase: MTIKVGINGFGRIGRFVFRAAQERNDIEIVGINDLCPVDYLAYMLKYDTMHGQFNGTIEADVENSVLIVNGKKIRVTACKNPEELAWDKVGAEYVVESTGLFLTQEKAQAHIKAGAKYVVMSAPSKDATPMFVVGVNEKTYVKGTQFVSNASCTTNCLAPIAKVLHDKWGIKDGLMTTVHSTTATQKTVDGPSMKDWRGGRAASGNIIPSSTGAAKAVGKVIPELNGKLTGMSMRVPTLDVSVVDLTVNLEKPAKYEEICAAMKEAANGELKGILGYTEEAVVSSDFLGDARTSIFDAKAGIALTDTFVKVVSWYDNEIGYSNKVLDLVAHMASVNA, encoded by the coding sequence ATGACCATTAAAGTAGGTATTAACGGTTTTGGCCGCATCGGTCGTTTCGTATTCCGCGCGGCTCAAGAACGCAATGACATTGAAATTGTAGGTATCAACGATTTGTGCCCGGTTGATTATTTGGCTTATATGCTCAAATACGACACCATGCACGGTCAATTCAACGGCACCATTGAAGCCGACGTTGAAAACAGCGTGTTAATCGTCAATGGCAAAAAAATCCGCGTAACCGCTTGCAAAAACCCCGAAGAATTGGCTTGGGATAAAGTAGGCGCCGAATACGTGGTAGAATCCACCGGTTTGTTCCTTACTCAAGAAAAAGCGCAAGCTCACATCAAAGCCGGCGCCAAATATGTAGTAATGTCTGCTCCGTCCAAAGACGCTACCCCGATGTTCGTAGTCGGCGTAAACGAAAAAACCTATGTAAAAGGGACCCAATTCGTTTCCAACGCTTCCTGCACCACCAACTGCTTGGCTCCTATCGCCAAAGTACTCCACGATAAATGGGGTATCAAAGACGGTTTGATGACCACCGTTCACTCCACCACCGCCACCCAAAAAACCGTAGACGGTCCGTCTATGAAAGATTGGAGAGGTGGTCGTGCCGCTTCCGGTAACATCATTCCTTCTTCCACCGGTGCTGCTAAAGCCGTAGGTAAAGTAATTCCCGAACTTAACGGTAAACTTACCGGTATGTCTATGCGCGTACCGACCTTGGACGTTTCCGTTGTTGACTTGACCGTCAACCTCGAAAAACCGGCCAAATACGAAGAAATTTGCGCTGCCATGAAAGAAGCCGCCAACGGCGAACTTAAAGGCATCTTGGGTTACACCGAAGAAGCTGTGGTATCTTCCGACTTCTTGGGTGATGCCCGCACCTCTATCTTCGATGCCAAAGCTGGTATCGCCTTGACCGACACCTTCGTGAAAGTTGTGTCTTGGTACGATAACGAAATCGGCTACTCCAACAAAGTACTCGATTTAGTTGCCCACATGGCTTCCGTAAACGCCTAA
- a CDS encoding DUF3078 domain-containing protein — protein MLNLYKKGFILLALCLLAGNLFAQDNKRGWQVELKKIALDITSTEVKNAAEYQAFSDARLNGDSQSTIRGNFDGIADYHAKHFLWTNELLMDYGRTQIRPINEERITNENADKILLTTGYTQRLWKVEDILGGFEVGPFVNLGYETEFTKPNGANRKKVLRGTGGIKLFEGKYLKDLFVAVVGERDFTYDPASNKLAWEAGLKVEQPVREGVTAKYSVLFRDYLKSSHEQATDLDYELGADARLDVQLYKNLYVAPFISYYTAQGEKSGIGRGENIYVGVSFSFSHIFKQADEVK, from the coding sequence ATGTTGAACTTGTACAAAAAAGGGTTCATCTTGTTGGCTTTGTGTTTGTTAGCGGGTAATCTTTTCGCCCAAGACAACAAACGCGGTTGGCAAGTGGAACTGAAAAAAATTGCGCTTGATATTACTTCTACCGAAGTAAAAAATGCGGCAGAATACCAAGCATTTTCCGATGCCCGCTTAAACGGGGATTCCCAAAGCACCATTCGCGGTAATTTTGACGGAATTGCCGATTACCATGCCAAGCACTTTTTGTGGACCAATGAACTGTTAATGGACTATGGGCGCACCCAAATTCGTCCCATTAACGAAGAACGCATTACCAACGAAAATGCCGATAAAATTTTGCTTACCACCGGCTACACGCAACGCTTGTGGAAAGTGGAAGATATTTTGGGCGGTTTTGAAGTAGGGCCGTTTGTCAATTTGGGCTATGAAACGGAGTTTACCAAACCCAATGGAGCGAATCGCAAAAAAGTACTGCGCGGAACGGGCGGTATTAAACTTTTTGAAGGGAAATATCTAAAAGACTTATTTGTAGCGGTAGTAGGCGAACGCGATTTTACTTACGACCCGGCCTCCAACAAACTGGCTTGGGAAGCCGGCCTTAAAGTAGAACAACCCGTGCGCGAAGGCGTAACGGCCAAATACTCGGTATTGTTCCGTGATTATTTGAAATCTTCTCACGAACAAGCCACCGATTTAGACTACGAATTGGGAGCTGATGCCCGTTTAGATGTACAACTTTACAAAAACCTTTATGTGGCTCCGTTCATCAGTTATTATACTGCTCAAGGGGAAAAATCGGGTATCGGTCGCGGAGAAAACATTTATGTAGGTGTTTCTTTTTCGTTTAGCCACATTTTTAAGCAAGCCGATGAAGTGAAATAA